In one Parus major isolate Abel chromosome 13, Parus_major1.1, whole genome shotgun sequence genomic region, the following are encoded:
- the SNCB gene encoding beta-synuclein, producing the protein SGSKTQGVVQGVTSVAEKAKEQASQLGEAAFSGAGNIAAATGLVKKEEFPADLKAEEVAQEAVEEPLVEPLLEPEGENYEEPPQEEYQEYEPEA; encoded by the exons TCAGGGAGTAAAACTCAAGGTGTGGTGCAAGGCGTAACCTCAG TGGCTGAGAAGGCGAAGGAGCAGGCATCCCAGCTGGGCGAAGCGGCGTTCTCCGGCGCCGGCAACATTGCGGCGGCCACCGGGCTGGTGAAGAAGGAGGAGTTCCCTGCAGACCTGAAG GCAGAAGAGGTGGCCCAGGAGGCCGTGGAGGAGCCACTGGTTGAGCCGCTGCTGGAGCCAGAGGGGGAGAACTACGAGGAACCCCCGCAG gagGAATACCAGGAATACGAGCCAGAGGCATAA
- the GPRIN1 gene encoding G protein-regulated inducer of neurite outgrowth 1 produces MGSAKEPEGLQVLSLQAGAEDACEPSASSPGCPVAGECVPGSGCAAGARSLRTCSVPEAESQGTKASSVTEKKVPSPAGPSPGTLLQDTSTEQSVAVATGSCGGPSGAAPACGPTGMGVPNTQKEDAAPTSPVPDPCLQATSKDLGNTPALAKHAAFVEPTASIGTIELPSQEQPQDSKGTSLGAAPQTKSSEAPKNPQGGTADPPSTSNVGTGGRSEAGPSSTAVGQGKAKGSSARDVSAGSSQQPQTAKQLCESYSFEVSPLQDAGTQDTGTQVDSRVSLVSVALSPMSPPCGAAAFTFPKRETASAAPRLEPCKKDAEMQVSMPVETRSVATGPMTPVAKSPQTSYPEVQVKGTVPEVVEEEPPEPIREVSWDEKGMTWEVYGASMEVEVLGMAIQKHLEKQIEEHGRQVVVTPQTTRTGSVKGGPRKGEAKRQPSVFRALLQNVRRPRCCSRAGPAME; encoded by the coding sequence ATGGGCAGCGCTAAGGAGCCcgaggggctgcaggtgctgagccTCCAGGCCGGGGCTGAGGACGCCTGTGAGCCCAGTGCCAGCTCCCCTGGCTGCCCAGTGGCAGGCGAGTGCGTGCCCGGCTCCGGCTGTGCTGCGGGAGCCCGTTCCTTGAGGACCTGCTCTGTGCCTGAGGCAGAGTCTCAGGGCACCAAGGCCAGCTCAGTGACAGAGAAGAAGGTGCCATCACCAGCAGGACCATCTCCTGGCACACTTCTCCAggacaccagcacagagcagagtgTGGCAGTAGCAACAGGGAGCTGCGGAGGACCAAGTGGTGCTGCCCCTGCCTGTGGTCCCACAGGGATGGGGGTCCCCAACACCCAAAAGGAGGATGCAGCCCCCACTTCCCCTGTGCCTGATCCCTGCCTCCAGGCAACCAGCAAGGACCTGGGGAACACACCAGCTCTTGCCAAACATGCGGCATTTGTGGAGCCCACTGCAAGCATCGGGACAATTGAGCTTCcaagccaggagcagccccaggacagcAAAGGCACatccctgggtgctgctcctcagaCAAAGAGCAGTGAAGCTCCCAAAAACCCCCAGGGAGGCACAGCTGATCCCCCCAGCACCAGCAATGTGGGGACTGGGGGCCGAAGTGAGGCAGGACCAAGCTCCACTGCTGTGGGCCAGGGCAAAGCCAAGGGGAGCTCAGCCCGGGATgtgagtgctgggagcagccagcagccccaAACAGCCAAGCAGCTCTGTGAATCCTACTCCTTTGAAGTGAGCCCACTCCAGGACGCTGGGACACAAGACACGGGGACACAAGTGGACAGCCGTGTGTCCCTGGTGTCGGTGGCCTTAAGCCCCATGAGCCCCCCGTGTGGGGCTGCTGCCTTCACCTTCCCCAAGAGAGAGACGGCCTCTGCAGCCCCACGCCTCGAGCCCTGCAAGAAGGACGCGGAGATGCAGGTGTCCATGCCTGTGGAGACCCGCTCAGTGGCCACTGGGCCGATGACACCAGTGGCCAAGTCCCCGCAGACCTCGTATCCTGAGGTGCAGGTGAAGGGGACGGTGCCGGAGGTGGTGGAGGAGGAGCCTCCGGAGCCCATCCGGGAGGTGAGCTGGGATGAGAAGGGGATGACGTGGGAGGTGTATGGGGCCTCCATGGAGGTGGAGGTCCTGGGCATGGCCATCCAAAAGCACCTGGAGAAGCAGATTGAGGAACACGGGCGGCAGGTGGTGGTGACCCCGCAGACCACCCGCACAGGCTCCGTCAAGGGAGGGCCCCGCAAAGGCGAGGCCAAGAGGCAGCCCAGCGTCTTtcgggctctgctgcagaaCGTCCGGCGGCCCCGGTGCTGCTCCCGTGCCGGTCCTGCCATGGAGTGA
- the CDHR2 gene encoding cadherin-related family member 2, which translates to MIDEHVYCRRQRSGSVKIRVQRQHPQGHSHRYPGRMAWHSLVLLPFLLATVSGNTVPIINMTIIYVPEDLELGQFAFQLEAYDLDNDPLTYQISGTDAFYFSVDPKSGRVTLKNSLDRELQARLTITVRVSDGVNSEISKKVTVIVEDRNDNAPVFQRLPYNAIVPENTSLHSIIYTVFANDSDTGNASKVSYSIKEVIPDNLKNLQLFYILPNGSVVLNGSLDYSKNTFYQIKILAQDGGGWLHNKWTVQESFTYLSLTIKDMPNLNPRFLNAPYSGSVPENCDLDTIVLTVTAMDQDTGVNDEIFYIISNASVPFVINDTTGIITVSEPLDREQLPSEEVLLKVTAREKNLDIHGKVASASTLVTILVTDVNDNKPQFYNCSLSSCDFSVSAQNNFMGNIIEHSSSRLPVSNLNIVARDPDKGINSSFELSLQGPNANAFTVFPTTIVGTGEVQILVQNSSLVDYEISHVMVVQIIANDTGNPTDCCSTATVTINLIDSNDHIPEFPQSTYYLNVTENSPDGTIVSPNITAYDPDSGILGQITYQLLPETICKIFTVNATTGALLVYNGSLLDRETRSIYYANLQAKDGGNLVGTTVLEITVLDANDMAPIPIGSYYISVDEGQNVSTKIEAIDNDEPGSCNSKLGYEILTGLFSNNFTINAVTGEMFSKEPLDREALEDERGQMVVIVMVYDHGEPRLSSTVDVTITVGDLNDNIPMFLNHSYEFSVFEESPAAESFVGEVEATDADRTEINSRISFQLQRGGGSSNFLIRSSRQGPGNYSGKLSVDPLMPLDYDTLQQKFFTLTVLAENTAADNAGDTANVSVTVHILDVNDESPTILPDSLRDVSVAENGTQQGLIRTLNAFDPDTNHSLVFEELAVACFKGDSSAEDVCWDWLMLAPNGSVLVNSSDIDYEVCDTVLLTLRVEDLYTEKGNRYSQNETLRIIIIDVNDNAPVFEAISETFVVVPEISVTGLQVATVKATDVDSGMGGNITFSIISVVLVEDTGVTRPFGNLFMISTTLDKGTYIGRILVSSNLDESLKGQYKVTVEAKDGEEPVHRVQTVLNIFTVDQSYRVRLQFLSTVEEVQSNSENIKLALTTVTKAAVYVVAIRSVEDTRDSHMNGKSVMEAYFVYSNGTALDVNDLSTLIQSDPLGLAELVKLGLAVIGPGDVTKPTKEIELIGIIAGLAAFLLIFILVMTLVLVLTTRSYKRKLSAMKALKVATTFNPVTAQHGAGIPGTNQYNAEGANPMLNHPLDPSHDLGFHEDSISVTSMNSLDENTVNAPADDNFEVEQVKMRPTDPTDKEVLVAALDLKEPTKIAYLNTTFTTTDL; encoded by the exons ATGATTGATGAACATGTTTACTGCAGGAGGCAAAGGTCTGGCAGTGTCAAAATTCGAGTTCAGAggcagcatccccagggacacagccacAG GTATCCTGGCAGGATGGCATGGCACTCTTTGGTgctgctccccttcctcctgGCAACAG TTTCAGGCAACACAGTCCCCATCATCAACATGACCATCATCTATGTGCCTGAGGACCTGGAGCTGG GCCAGTTTGCTTTCCAGCTGGAGGCTTATGACCTAGACAACGACCCTCTCACCTACCAAATCAGCGGGACAGACGCCTTCTACTTCTCTGTCGACCCCAAATCAGGCAGAGTGACACTGAAGAACTCTCTGGACCGTGAG CTCCAGGCCAGGCTCACCATCACTGTCAGAGTGTCGGATGGTGTAAATAGTGAG ATCTCCAAAAAAGTTACTGTCATCGTGGAGGACCGTAATGACAACGCCCCGGTCTTCCAACGCCTGCCCTATAATGCCATCGTCCCTGAG AACACGAGTCTGCACAGCATCATCTACACCGTGTTTGCCAACGACAGCGACACTGGGAACGCCTCCAAAGTCAGCTACAGCATCAAGGAG GTGATCCCAGACAACTTGAAGAATCTCCAGCTTTTCTACATCCTGCCCAATGGGAGTGTGGTGCTCAATGGTTCCCTGGACTATTCCAAGAACACTTTCTACCAGATCAAGATCCTTGCCCAG gaTGGTGGAGGATGGCTGCACAACAAGTGGACTGTCCAGGAGAGCTTTACTTACCTGTCCCTGACCATTAAGGACATGCCTAACCTGAACCCACGGTTCCTCAATGCGCCCTACTCGGGCTCTGTGCCTGAGAACTGCGACCTG GACACCATTGTGCTGACCGTCACCGCCATGGACCAAGACACAGGGGTGAATGACGAAATCTTCTACATCATCAGCA ATGCCAGTGTTCCTTTTGTTATCAATGACACAACGGGCATCATCACTGTGAGTGAGCCCCTGGACCGTGAGCAGCTGCCAAGCGAGGAAGTGCTACTGAAAGTCACG GCACGTGAGAAGAACCTGGATATCCACGGCAAGGTGGCCAGCGCCAGCACCCTGGTGACAATCTTGGTGACTGATGTCAATGACAACAAGCCCCAGTTCTACAACTGctccctgtccagctgtgaCTTCTCTGTCAGTGCTCAGAACAACTTCATGGGCAACATCATAGAGCACTCCTCCTCCAGACTGCCAGTGTCCAACCTCAACATTGTTGCCCGAGACCCAGATAAG GGCATCAACAGCAGTTTTGAGCTGAGCCTGCAGGGTCCGAATGCCAATGCCTTCACTGTGTTCCCCACAACCATTGTGGGCACAGGGGAAGTCCAGATCCTGGTGCAAAACTCATCCTTAGTGGACTACGAGATAAGCCATGTCATGGTGGTGCAG ATCATTGCCAATGACACAGGGAACCCTACAgactgctgctccacagccactGTGACCATCAACCTCATCGACAGCAATGACCACATCCCTGAGTTCCCCCAGAGCACCTACTACCTGAATGTGACAGAGAACAGCCCCGATGGCACCATTGTCTCCCCAAACATCACG GCCTATGATCCAGACAGCGGCATCCTGGGCCAGATCACCtaccagctgctcccagagacCAT CTGTAAAATCTTCACGGTGAACGCCACAACCGGGGCACTGCTGGTGTACAACGGGAGCTTGCTGGACAGGGAGACTCGCTCCATCTACTACGCCAACCTCCAGGCCAAGGATGGGGGCAACCTGGTGGGAACTACGGTGCTGGAGATCACCGTGCTGGACGCCAATGACATGGCACCCATCCCCATTGGCTCCTACTACATCTCAGTGGATGAGGGGCAGAATGTTAGTACCAAGATCGAG GCCATCGACAATGACGAGCCTGGAAGCTGCAACAGCAAATTGGGCTACGAGATCTTGACAGGACTGTTCAGCAACAACTTTACCATCAATGCAGTCACAGGTGAGATGTTTAGCAAGGAGCCGCTGGACCGTGAGGCCTTGGAAGATGAGCGTGGACAGATGGTGGTGATAGTGATGGTGTATGACCACGGCGAGCCACGGCTGAGCAGCACGGTGGACGTCACCATCACCGTGGGG GACCTGAATGACAACATTCCCATGTTCCTCAACCACTCCTATGAGTTCTCAGTCTTTGAAGAATCTCCAG ctgcagaatcCTTCGTGGGTGAGGTGGAGGCCACAGATGCCGACCGGACAGAGATCAATTCCCGCATTTCATTCCAACTTCAAAGAGGCGGTGGCTCCAGCAACTTCTTAATCCGCTCATCCCGCCAGGGGCCAGGGAACTACAGTGGGAAGCTGTCCGTAGACCCTCTCATGCCCCTGGACTATGACACACTGCAGCAGAAGTTCTTCACCCTGACAGTGCTGGCAGAGAACACGGCTGCAGACAACGCAGGGGACACGGCCAACGTCTCAGTGACAGTCCACATCCTAGATGTCAATGACGAGTCCCCCACCATCCTGCCAGACTCACTGCGGGATGTGTCAGTGGCTGAGAACGGGACACAGCAGGGTCTGATCCGCACGCTCAACGCCTTCGACCCTGACACCAACCACTCGCTGGTCTTCGAGGAGCTGGCGGTCGCCTGCTTCAAGGgggacagcagtgctgaggaCGTGTGCTGGGACTGGTTGATGCTGGCACCCAACGGCTCAGTGCTGGTGAACAGCTCGGACATCGACTACGAGGTGTGTGACACGGTCCTGCTCACACTGCGGGTGGAGGACCTGTACACTGAGAAGGGAAACCGCTACAGCCAGAACG AAACCCTGAGGATCATCATTATTGATGTGAATGATAACGCGCCAGTCTTCGAGGCCATCTCAGAGACTTTTG TGGTTGTCCCCGAAATCTCTGTAACGGGCCTGCAAGTGGCTACTGTGAAG gccaCAGATGTTGACTCAGGGATGGGGGGAAACATCACCTTCTCCATCATCAGTGTGGTGCTTGTGGAGGACACCGGGGTCACTCGGCCCTTTGGGAACCTCTTCATGATATCGACAACGTTGGACAAGGGCACCTACATCGGGAGGATCCT GGTGTCCAGCAACCTTGATGAATCGCTGAAGGGGCAGTACAAGGTGACAGTGGAGGCTAAGGATGGTGAGGAACCAGTGCACAGAGTACAGACCGTGCTGAAT ATCTTCACAGTGGATCAGAGCTACCGTGTTCGGCTCCAGTTCCTGTCAACGGTGGAAGAAGTCCAGAGTAACTCCgaaaatattaaatt GGCCCTGACCACCGTGACCAAGGCAGCAGTCTACGTGGTGGCCATCCGAAGCGTGGAGGACACTCGTGACTCCCA CATGAATGGCAAGTCAGTGATGGAGGCCTACTTTGTGTACAGCAATGGCACTGCCCTGGACGTCAATGACCTGAGCAC ACTCATACAGTCCGATCCGCTGGGCTTGGCTGAGCTGGTGAAACTGGGCCTGGCTGTCATT ggccccgGGGATGTGACAAAGCCCACCAAGGAGATAGAGCTGATTGGCATTATCGCAGGATTGGCAGCATTCCTGCTCATCTTCATACTCGTCATGACCCTGGTTTTGGTACTCACCACCAGGAG CTACAAGAGGAAGCTGAGTGCCATGAAGGCTCTGAAGGTGGCCACAACATTCAAccctgtcacagcacagcacgGAGCTGGCATCCCTGGGACCAACCAGTACAACGCTGAGGG GGCCAACCCCATGCTGAACCACCCGCTCGATCCCTCCCACGATCTGGGCTTCCACGAGGACTCCATCTCTGTGACCAG CATGAATTCCCTGgatgaaaatacagtaaatgCACCAGCAGATGACAACTTTGAGGTCGAA caggtcAAAATGCGGCCAACAGACCCCACCGACAaggaggtgctggtggctgcCCTGGACCTGAAGGAGCCCACCAAAATAGCGTACCTCAACACCACCTTCACCACCACGGACTTGTGA